One window of the Saccopteryx bilineata isolate mSacBil1 chromosome 2, mSacBil1_pri_phased_curated, whole genome shotgun sequence genome contains the following:
- the LOC136323106 gene encoding ubiquitin carboxyl-terminal hydrolase isozyme L3-like yields the protein MDPELLSMVPRPECAVLLLFPITEKYEVFRTEEEEKIKSQRQDVTSSVYFMKQTIRNTCGTIGLIHAIANNKDKMHFQSGSTLKKFLEESVSMSPEERARYLENYEAVRVIHETSAHKGQTEAPNIDEKVDLYFIALVHVDGHLYELDGWKPFPINHGETSDEALLEDAIEVCKKFMERDPDELRFNAIALAAA from the coding sequence ATGGATCCTGAACTCCTGAGCATGGTACCAAGACCAGAGTGTGCAGTGTTACTTCTCTTCCCTATTACAGAAAAGTATGAAGTATTCAgaacagaagaggaggaaaaaataaaatctcagagaCAAGATGTTACATCATCAGTATATTTTATGAAACAAACAATCAGAAACACCTGTGGAACAATTGGACTGATCCATGCTATTGCCAACAATAAAGACAAGATGCACTTTCAATCTGGATCAACGTTGAAAAAATTCCTAGAGGAGTCTGTGTCAATGAGCCCTGAAGAACGAGCCAGATACCTGGAGAACTATGAAGCTGTTCGAGTTATTCATGAGACCAGTGCCCATAAAGGTCAAACTGAGGCACCAAATATAGATGAAAAAGTAgatctttattttattgcattagtTCACGTAGATGGGCATCTCTACGAATTAGATGGATGGAAACCATTTCCAATTAACCATGGTGAAACTAGTGATGAAGCATTATTAGAGGATGCTATAGAAGTTTGCAAGAAGTTTATGGAACGTGACCCTGATGAACTGAGATTTAATGCAATTGCTCTTGCTGCAGCATAG